A section of the Deltaproteobacteria bacterium genome encodes:
- a CDS encoding type II toxin-antitoxin system VapC family toxin, with the protein MIFLDTDHITVLQRRSELAYTILRTQLQSFPPEDVGTTIVTVQEQLRGWSAVIHQAKSLDHEVFAYQQLYGLLNFFASIPIALFDRSAAAGVTRLRAARLRVGAMDLRIAAIALAHDALLLSRNVRDFMRIPDLRVEDWTQARE; encoded by the coding sequence ATGATCTTCCTTGATACTGACCACATAACCGTACTCCAGCGTCGCAGTGAACTAGCCTATACCATCCTGCGAACACAGTTACAGTCGTTCCCTCCTGAAGATGTGGGAACGACAATCGTCACAGTGCAAGAGCAACTACGAGGCTGGTCGGCAGTCATTCATCAGGCAAAGAGTCTTGACCATGAAGTATTCGCTTATCAGCAACTGTACGGTTTGTTGAATTTCTTTGCCTCGATACCGATAGCACTGTTCGACCGTTCGGCGGCAGCAGGGGTGACTCGCCTTCGTGCTGCGCGTCTTCGGGTAGGAGCTATGGACCTCAGAATCGCTGCCATTGCACTTGCCCATGACGCTTTGCTTCTCTCGCGAAACGTCCGAGACTTCATGCGTATTCCTGACCTCCGTGTCGAAGATTGGACCCAGGCCCGAGAATAG